One genomic region from Ornithinimicrobium flavum encodes:
- a CDS encoding nitronate monooxygenase → MAAVPTEHQHAPSPGHPVRHRPMVIQGGMGVAVSGWRLAREVSTAGHLGVVSGTAMDAVLSRVLQDGDPGGHYRRALAHFPSPAMVERVLEKYFVEGGRHPDAPYKPIPKLTLETARAGQELGVLGNFAEVWLAKEGHDGVVGINCLEKVQMATPTALFGAMLAGVDYVLMGAGIPREIPALLRALAAGTVGRISADVAGGRLRRYVEVDPVDLLGEELPALVRPDFLAIVSVDQLASYLHRDPEIRPDGFVVERPPAGGHSAPPRGRMQLDEHGDPVYGARDEANLEKMAALGLPFWLAGAYGTPERVAKAVAAGAVGVQVGTLFAMSRDSGLADRMRAQMLDRLRAGGLEVRNDPRASPTGFPFKVATLEGTASQVEVYEARPRLCDLSYLRQPYEREDGEVGYRCASEPVHMYLKKGGDLEDTVGRKCLCNGLMANIGLEQHRKDGYVEDTLVTLGQDLEGAQALIARHPEGWTARQALSYLQEAVAASASAHLVAIA, encoded by the coding sequence ATGGCTGCTGTCCCCACCGAGCACCAGCACGCGCCCTCGCCCGGGCACCCCGTCCGTCACCGCCCCATGGTCATCCAGGGCGGCATGGGGGTGGCCGTCTCCGGCTGGCGCCTGGCCCGCGAGGTCTCCACCGCGGGCCACCTGGGGGTCGTCTCCGGGACCGCCATGGACGCCGTGCTGTCGCGGGTGCTGCAGGACGGGGACCCGGGCGGGCACTACCGGCGGGCCCTGGCCCACTTCCCGTCGCCGGCCATGGTCGAGCGGGTGCTGGAGAAGTACTTCGTCGAGGGTGGGCGCCACCCCGACGCGCCCTACAAGCCCATCCCCAAGCTGACCCTGGAGACCGCTCGCGCGGGCCAGGAGCTGGGTGTGCTCGGCAACTTCGCCGAGGTGTGGCTGGCCAAGGAGGGCCACGACGGCGTCGTGGGCATCAACTGCCTCGAGAAGGTCCAGATGGCGACCCCCACGGCCCTGTTCGGGGCGATGCTGGCCGGTGTCGACTACGTGCTCATGGGCGCGGGCATCCCGCGGGAGATCCCCGCCCTGCTGCGCGCGCTGGCCGCCGGGACCGTCGGCCGGATCAGCGCCGACGTCGCCGGGGGACGGTTGCGCCGCTACGTCGAGGTCGACCCGGTCGACCTGCTGGGGGAGGAGCTGCCCGCCCTCGTCCGCCCCGACTTCCTGGCCATCGTCTCGGTCGACCAGCTCGCCTCATACCTGCACCGCGACCCCGAGATCCGCCCCGACGGCTTCGTCGTGGAGCGGCCGCCGGCCGGTGGCCACTCCGCGCCTCCGCGCGGCAGGATGCAGCTCGACGAGCACGGTGACCCCGTCTACGGTGCCCGCGACGAGGCCAACCTGGAGAAGATGGCCGCCCTGGGACTGCCGTTCTGGCTGGCCGGTGCCTACGGGACGCCCGAGCGGGTCGCCAAGGCCGTGGCCGCCGGCGCCGTCGGTGTCCAGGTCGGCACCCTCTTCGCCATGTCCCGCGACTCCGGTCTCGCCGACCGCATGAGGGCCCAGATGCTCGACAGGCTCCGGGCCGGCGGCCTCGAGGTGCGCAACGACCCCCGCGCCAGCCCGACCGGCTTCCCCTTCAAGGTTGCCACGCTGGAGGGCACGGCCAGCCAGGTCGAGGTTTATGAGGCGCGCCCGCGCCTGTGCGACCTGTCCTACCTGCGCCAGCCCTACGAACGCGAGGACGGCGAGGTCGGCTACCGCTGCGCCTCCGAGCCGGTGCACATGTACCTCAAGAAGGGCGGCGACCTGGAGGACACCGTCGGGCGCAAGTGCCTGTGCAACGGGCTGATGGCCAACATCGGCCTGGAGCAGCACCGCAAGGACGGCTACGTCGAGGACACCCTGGTCACGCTGGGGCAGGACCTCGAGGGTGCTCAGGCGCTGATCGCGCGGCACCCCGAGGGGTGGACCGCCAGGCAGGCACTGTCCTACCTGCAGGAGGCCGTCGCCGCCAGCGCGTCGGCCCACCTGGTCGCGATCGCCTGA
- a CDS encoding low molecular weight phosphatase family protein — MRLHSRMYEQTVGRVLEELTERFSDGFTADEVAAVVARGRAELEAGRHPEFIPALLDHWARDELLRIAREEGRALSPLPKILFVCERNEGRSQVAAALAEHLSDCGVLTRSAGVHPTGRLNPHARTVLAERGIELRNPLPSEVQADALDAADVLVLIGCGSCDLAGRRTVRWDVEDPHAQDLETTRRIADDLEVRVRELLAELEVPVVDRRPAAHPVAG, encoded by the coding sequence ATGAGGCTGCACAGCCGGATGTACGAGCAGACGGTGGGGCGTGTGCTGGAGGAGCTGACCGAACGCTTCTCCGACGGCTTCACCGCCGACGAGGTCGCGGCCGTCGTGGCCCGCGGCCGGGCCGAGCTCGAGGCCGGGAGGCACCCCGAGTTCATCCCCGCGCTGCTCGACCACTGGGCCCGTGACGAGCTGCTCCGCATCGCGCGGGAGGAGGGTCGGGCCCTGTCGCCGCTGCCCAAGATCCTCTTCGTGTGCGAGCGCAACGAGGGCCGCTCCCAGGTGGCGGCCGCGCTGGCCGAGCACCTCTCCGACTGCGGGGTGCTGACCCGTTCCGCAGGAGTGCATCCCACCGGCCGGCTCAACCCGCACGCCCGCACCGTCCTGGCCGAGCGTGGTATCGAGCTGCGCAACCCGCTGCCCTCGGAGGTGCAGGCGGACGCCCTCGACGCGGCGGACGTCCTCGTCCTCATCGGGTGCGGGTCGTGCGACCTGGCCGGTCGCCGGACCGTGCGCTGGGACGTGGAGGACCCTCACGCCCAGGACCTGGAGACGACCCGCCGGATCGCCGACGACCTCGAGGTGAGGGTGCGCGAGCTGCTGGCCGAGCTCGAGGTGCCGGTGGTGGACCGGCGGCCGGCGGCGCACCCCGTCGCCGGCTGA
- a CDS encoding HAD-IA family hydrolase — MSDLTTRTFAAVLFDNDGTLTDSRAAVERSWVAWAVDHGVDPAVLVAFHGVPTSSIVRAVAPQLDVTAATADIDSRELADLDGVAALPGAADALAAVGGRAALVTSASRELALLRLGAAGLRPPAVLVAADDITRGKPDPEPYLLAAHRLGVEPSRCLVVEDAPAGLASARAAGAATLALTTTSRAAQLVPLADLVVADLSAVELVAVASGVRVRAV; from the coding sequence GTGAGCGACCTGACCACCCGGACCTTCGCCGCCGTCCTCTTCGACAACGACGGCACCCTCACCGACTCCCGGGCAGCGGTGGAGCGCTCCTGGGTCGCGTGGGCGGTCGACCACGGGGTCGACCCGGCCGTGCTCGTCGCCTTCCACGGGGTGCCCACCAGCTCCATCGTCCGGGCGGTGGCGCCGCAGCTGGACGTCACCGCCGCCACGGCCGACATCGACTCCCGCGAGCTCGCGGACCTCGACGGCGTCGCCGCGCTGCCGGGTGCGGCGGACGCGCTCGCCGCGGTGGGCGGGCGGGCGGCCCTGGTGACCTCCGCGTCCCGCGAGCTGGCGCTGCTGCGCCTGGGTGCCGCCGGGCTGCGGCCACCCGCCGTGCTGGTCGCCGCCGACGACATCACCCGCGGCAAGCCCGACCCCGAGCCCTACCTCCTCGCCGCTCACCGGCTCGGGGTGGAGCCCTCACGCTGCCTGGTGGTGGAGGACGCCCCGGCCGGGCTGGCCTCGGCGCGGGCCGCCGGGGCGGCCACGCTGGCGCTCACGACGACGAGCCGGGCCGCGCAGCTGGTGCCGCTGGCCGACCTGGTCGTGGCGGACCTGTCCGCCGTGGAGCTGGTGGCGGTCGCCTCCGGCGTCCGGGTGCGCGCGGTCTGA